The following proteins come from a genomic window of Phacochoerus africanus isolate WHEZ1 chromosome 9, ROS_Pafr_v1, whole genome shotgun sequence:
- the SPDEF gene encoding SAM pointed domain-containing Ets transcription factor isoform X2: MGSASPGLSSGPPSRLLLPPDAVLRTGPEKGAAGPAGPERRDWSPSPPATPEQGLSAFYLSYFDMLYPEDGSWAAKGPGASTREEPPDEPEQCPVIDSQAPGGSLDLAPSGLTLEEHSLEQVQSMVVGEVLKDIETACKLLNITADPVDWSPSNVQKWLLWTEHQYRLPPVGKAFQELGGKELCAMSEEQFRQRSPLGGDVLHAHLDIWKSAAWMKERASPGAIHYCASTSEESWADSEVDSSCSGQPIHLWQFLKELLLKPHSYGRFIRWLNKEKGIFKIEDSAQVARLWGIRKNRPAMNYDKLSRSIRQYYRKGIIRKPDISQRLVYQFVQPI; this comes from the exons ATGGGCAGCGCCAGCCCGGGCCTGAGCAGCGGGCCCCCCAGCCGCCTCCTGCTGCCCCCTGACGCCGTATTGCGGACTGGCCCGGAGAAGGGGGCAGCGGGGCCGGCGGGGCCGGAGAGACGGGACTGGAGCCCCAGCCCCCCTGCCACCCCCGAGCAGGGCCTGTCCGCCTTCTACCTCTCCTACTTCGACATGCTGTACCCCGAGGACGGCAGCTGGGCGGCCAAGGGCCCTGGGGCCAGCACTCGGGAGGAGCCACCTGATGAGCCTGAGCAGTGCCCTGTCATCGACAGCCAGGCCCCAGGGGGCAGCCTGGACTTGGCGCCCAGCGGGCTGACCCTGGAGGAGCACTCACTGGAGCAGGTGCAGTCCATGGTGGTGGGTGAGGTGCTCAAGGACATCGAGACGGCCTGCAAGCTGCTCAACATCACGGCGG ACCCTGTGGACTGGAGCCCCAGCAACGTGCAGAAGTGGCTCCTGTGGACGGAGCACCAGTACCGGCTGCCCCCCGTGGGCAAGGCCTTCCAGGAGCTGGGGGGCAAGGAGCTGTGTGCCATGTCGGAGGAGCAGTTCCGCCAGCGCTCGCCCCTGGGCGGAGATGTGCTGCACGCCCACCTGGACATCTGGAAATCAG CGGCCTGGATGAAAGAGAGGGCGTCCCCAGGAGCCATTCACTACTGCG CCTCAACCAGCGAGGAGAGCTGGGCCGACAGCGAGGTGGATTCATCCTGCTCCGGGCAGCCCATTCACCTGTGGCAGTTCCTGAAGGAGCTACTGCTGAAGCCCCACAGCTACGGCCGCTTCATCAGGTGGCTCAACAAGGAGAAAG gcatctTCAAAATTGAGGACTCGGCGCAGGTGGCCCGGCTGTGGGGCATCCGCAAGAACCGTCCTGCCATGAACTACGACAAGCTGAGCCGCTCCATCCGCCAGTATTATAGGAAAGGCATCATCCGGAAGCCGGACATCTCCCAGCGCCTGGTCTACCAGTTCGTGCAGCCCATCTGA
- the SPDEF gene encoding SAM pointed domain-containing Ets transcription factor isoform X1 — protein MGMGKKSEPEPPSLFISVDAAASPHSSSMGSASPGLSSGPPSRLLLPPDAVLRTGPEKGAAGPAGPERRDWSPSPPATPEQGLSAFYLSYFDMLYPEDGSWAAKGPGASTREEPPDEPEQCPVIDSQAPGGSLDLAPSGLTLEEHSLEQVQSMVVGEVLKDIETACKLLNITADPVDWSPSNVQKWLLWTEHQYRLPPVGKAFQELGGKELCAMSEEQFRQRSPLGGDVLHAHLDIWKSAAWMKERASPGAIHYCASTSEESWADSEVDSSCSGQPIHLWQFLKELLLKPHSYGRFIRWLNKEKGIFKIEDSAQVARLWGIRKNRPAMNYDKLSRSIRQYYRKGIIRKPDISQRLVYQFVQPI, from the exons ATGGGGATGGGGAAGAAGTCAGAACCTGAGCCTCCTTCCCTCTTTATTTCTGTAGACGCAGCCGCCAGCCCGCACAGCAGCAGCATGGGCAGCGCCAGCCCGGGCCTGAGCAGCGGGCCCCCCAGCCGCCTCCTGCTGCCCCCTGACGCCGTATTGCGGACTGGCCCGGAGAAGGGGGCAGCGGGGCCGGCGGGGCCGGAGAGACGGGACTGGAGCCCCAGCCCCCCTGCCACCCCCGAGCAGGGCCTGTCCGCCTTCTACCTCTCCTACTTCGACATGCTGTACCCCGAGGACGGCAGCTGGGCGGCCAAGGGCCCTGGGGCCAGCACTCGGGAGGAGCCACCTGATGAGCCTGAGCAGTGCCCTGTCATCGACAGCCAGGCCCCAGGGGGCAGCCTGGACTTGGCGCCCAGCGGGCTGACCCTGGAGGAGCACTCACTGGAGCAGGTGCAGTCCATGGTGGTGGGTGAGGTGCTCAAGGACATCGAGACGGCCTGCAAGCTGCTCAACATCACGGCGG ACCCTGTGGACTGGAGCCCCAGCAACGTGCAGAAGTGGCTCCTGTGGACGGAGCACCAGTACCGGCTGCCCCCCGTGGGCAAGGCCTTCCAGGAGCTGGGGGGCAAGGAGCTGTGTGCCATGTCGGAGGAGCAGTTCCGCCAGCGCTCGCCCCTGGGCGGAGATGTGCTGCACGCCCACCTGGACATCTGGAAATCAG CGGCCTGGATGAAAGAGAGGGCGTCCCCAGGAGCCATTCACTACTGCG CCTCAACCAGCGAGGAGAGCTGGGCCGACAGCGAGGTGGATTCATCCTGCTCCGGGCAGCCCATTCACCTGTGGCAGTTCCTGAAGGAGCTACTGCTGAAGCCCCACAGCTACGGCCGCTTCATCAGGTGGCTCAACAAGGAGAAAG gcatctTCAAAATTGAGGACTCGGCGCAGGTGGCCCGGCTGTGGGGCATCCGCAAGAACCGTCCTGCCATGAACTACGACAAGCTGAGCCGCTCCATCCGCCAGTATTATAGGAAAGGCATCATCCGGAAGCCGGACATCTCCCAGCGCCTGGTCTACCAGTTCGTGCAGCCCATCTGA